The DNA segment tgctcttgaggtcgagtgggtagtgccctcattccaggactccactggccatggctgctcgacgtacttgctggacgagaggtTCTTGTCCCGCTAGAGTATCGCCGGTCacctgtacctcccaccgctcaaatgacgtgctaggtgtcttttgcccccgcacccccacgatatgtgaaagagtgtagggcgtgtgtcgccgcaccaggaacagatgccgcgatatgtatgtgggaacattttgctgtatctgtgtaggtatggggatgtgttggtctgaataagtctgaaagctactgcctcttcagtgctgagctttatgtgagggggaggataaatcctgtggttgggtcgctggatctcgagtaggtcgcagtaattggatggcagggcaCAAAGGTAAAGgatggggattgatgagacgattggtcttgccccactcagttgattagcgctcgagctaaggcgttcgccctttcgttcccttCCAGACCCGCATGGCCCGGCGTCCACGGGATTTGATCAGATTCTTGCAGCCTCGGTCCTaaaatctgagccgccagcagcggtgttagtccgttggtaaagttacggcaggcctgttgcgagtcggtaacgacatgaacttccctgcctaccctgtcttcttgacTTATTACttgcgccgcggctatggtctcagccgcagctggggtctctgccctgacGGAGGCCACGAGGGTCAAGGAGGTGTCtttcccgttcacggcggctaccgcgaagaggccccctacagggtacgccgccacatccacgtacgttacgtacgggtcaccctcgaattgtcggcgctgtctgtcgacgcgagccttgcgtcgtccttcatggaatTCATAACTCTTGTGTTTCGGTATGGGGTTCGCCTTGATCCTGCCTCTGACCTCAGGCATGAGTGATCGTtggcccatcgagggcacggagctccgttgccgttccggtccggtggaggatggcgctgcccgccgccgtgttctttAGTCTCgctttttgcgaagccataaccgcgtccgacagctcagcgaaggtgttgtgaaTGGCGAGGGCCGCTCAcgtctcgtttgaggtggtgacagggagacccagggccgtcttgtacgcgcctctgatgatggcatcgacttgttcttggtcgcgtttgtttagtgagtggtagtgatacggcatgctatacgttactcTGCTGATCACCtaagcctggacgaggcgaagcgtgtcctcttctcgcatacccttgcggcttcttgtaattcgtttgaTAAttcgcgagatctggttggtggcagaccatagggtttggatggtgtgggaggctttcaggttgctctggatccaaacaCCCAGAATCTTAGTCTTATTGGCTTCTGTGATCTTCTGGCTATCTAGATAGAGGTCGAtggggccgggggacttgtagattcctccccAGCTGACTCGAAAAATTTTTGCTGCAGAACGCtgcctagaggacacgtaacaacttccaacgcataaccaaaatttgctatggggcctggcgaGGAGCCCTTCAAAACGCTACCAGCATATGACTCGCTCATTTGAAACGCGGCCCAAGTACACGCTTTCGACCACTTGTTAATGAACTGCCTACAAAGCCAGCAATTAGTCCACGCACAATTTACTTCGCGAAAACATTGACCAAAATGACCCCTCGCCCCGCTTCACTGGTTTCACTAGATTAGAACTTGGGTCCGGTGGCTTAGGGTTTAGGCCGGTGGTTTAGGGTCTTTGCCGTTCGTAAAGGACACCTATAACGCTCCGGAGTCAGCTAGAGCGTTATAGACACTAATTAAACAGCACACACAAAAATTTGCATGCGTATTGCCCGTATTGTTTACCAGATTGCCTCAAGGTATAGGGAAATCATGATTGATTTAGTCTTTTCTTTATCTTCTCCTTGGCTCCCTCGGACGGGCCGCAGTATTCGATGGAGGCGCATGATTTTGGGCCAGTTTCGCACCCCGGTGGTGTAGAAAATTCTAAAAGTAATGGTGATAACACCATCGAGAATGCTGAaggtaacgtttatgaggaggttggtttcttCTTACAGCCGTATGAATGGGGTACACTGATATAAAAgaagctttgaggcgagttctactCTCCAGACATTTTTTTTGTGCCACATAAGTGCTTTACTTTATGCATCTgttctagtattgcttgtggcgcGTCCCTCTGTGTTtggatttttttcttgcttgtgcaCGCATGTGCAATGCAGGTATTATGTTTAACGGGCCTTCTTATAATGAATAAGTCGTGAGTGCATCCTCCGTCCATGTGTTTATCTTCTCAATGGCAAAGTAGCTTTTGCGCTGTGGTCTCTAAACTGAATAGGACGGTTGCGCAATTTCAGCGCTagcaagcgtgcgcgatcatgtgaacacGTACCCCCTGCACATTGGCTGTATCCGTGAGAAAACCAAACAATAATCGCCCCCCACTCATGTATGCGTGGCAGCCCAATTCAAAGCAAATTCCAGAACTGAAGTATAACGTAGAAACTACCCTGGAGCTGTCTAAGTATCAGTAAGCATAactccaaatttaagttggcctacgttcaaatttcaagttggcttactcccaaatttcaagtttgcccactctcagatttcaacttggcttatcccccaatttcaagttggcccacctccatattaagcttccccatgcatattCTAAGGAGCGCTCTATGTATCTCtatgaatatctttttttttcttttttttttggggaggggggggcaggtTTTATTGTTCcctatcgcttataaagctacccaTCAGCTACATTTACACTACTATAACGATTAAATATCTTAAGTTTGCAAATTGCGCATCTTTATGCAGATACAAGGAATAAAATAGATACAAGGCCGTTTTCGCGTGATGGCGCTGGGTACTCACcatagaatgcttacgcattaaaaacacAACGTGGACTAGCTAGCGTTCTTAACCCCCAATGCCATAAATTTTTTCAGTGCCTGCATTAATTGTATCTTAGTGACTGCCGCATACATCGAAGTAAGCTGGAAAGAAAGGAATACAGGAATACCCGATAGATCTGTCACTGTGAGGAGACGATTGGCTGCGGGAAGTGTAGACACTGTCAccatgaggctgccatccttgttgagacggtggctgagtatcttttcttgggctgttgtcacgaccgcagaagccagaagatttgggtttactttctataagctgctgtcaggctgagttggcttgaatataaAAGGAACACCtgcgtcttcgactgaacgtggtatacacgaacaattatctgtaccgcataggacttaccactaacccatactgtgataactgtcgcaacttagagacaattgagcacatattactagaatgccccgcgtaccgcgacgagagacaattttttgagcaccaaatggacatgatttgccacgaaccgttaacgttaccgagcatcttaggtccaatgcccggcccttcaaaacagcgacgggttttggatttattgttcaaatacctgacagaaattggtcaaataggaaagctttaaaaattgcatccttcctatacaaaagcctaaatttacccgccatgtcacctgtagatattagtatcaggtccactcggacatttcatatttatttttatccttttcttctcccactcttttctggaatcttttaatcccattccccatccctatacagagtagcatgccagcggttatatacgcaccggcaaaattctctgtttttctaataaagagccctctctctccctctctcctctACAAGCCACAATTTCTATTTTCAGTAAAACGGGCAATGAGTCCTAACAATCACGAAAAATGCGATAGTGAGGCTGTATCCTCGCATATTTATATTCACAGAAGAAAACAGAAGCTACAGTGCTGCATTTCCGGCTGAATAACAGTTCACGACGTGAGAAATAATGAGTCTCAGCAGAATATTTAGCATACTGAGGACACCCACATTTTTATGCAATGTAAAAATTGTCGCAGCAAAAACGCTGATGACCAAgccaaaggaataaaaaaaaatgaagcattaggggatgctttgataGGAACAATAAGAAAGGCGCCTTACCTCGCAAATAACAATGTGCTTTGTCGCAAGGAAGTTCCTTTAGCGAATGCtgtgcagccactgcttcttgcgcaagccgtcacgctttccttgtggtatcataaaaactgcaTAGCCACCTTCAGGATTGTTGCGGCACTTACATGCGCTACAGCGTACCACGTTCGCTGCGCCGAGCCAGCCGCGCTGAGAAGAAAAATGGcgccaacgaaaaagaaaaacacatgcaaaacgcaagatccgcgcgtttccatggGCAAGGGCAatgagaccaatcgtcgtgcagaaaagcGGGCGCATAAGTGGGGCGGAATCTTATAATGGTTCGGTAAACGAACCGTTTACTTCGCCACCTACGTCACTAAATGTACCACtcccaggaaactcaacctcccggttccgtcgtgggagacgcccactccatgagagcccgaagttctcgtggcctgcaggacctgaataaagttgatttccttccttccttcccaagccggtggtgggagaaggggaggacgcgaccaatagatgagagagtgccacctctgaagtgtacgtcatcatatgacgagctaatagaggaactgcagaatgtttctgtttGCTAAAGAAATGTAAAATATACATTATATATTATAAGGCAAGTCCtaaagtataaacgtgtggtgccggGCATTTACGCAATgcaaaagtaatttattaatgtaattctttttcattctcagccgacaggcggtatcAATCGCAAGCGTAAAtcagttggcagagcgcagcgctttgtcgtctgctaccaggagttTGCACGATACGCGCAACAGGAACGCATTGCCAGCATTTCTTAAGTAGCAAGCGCGACAAAACcatgaactggttcttagggtcaCCTTTGCTAGCCGACTACATcaatttttccttcttttctcgctCTTCGTCGTCGGCTCGGACATGAATCGTTCGCCGCCGCGTTGTCGTTATTCATGAGATCTGCCCCCCTaagcgtcgcgtgatagaagaaatggaacttgaaatcgaacattgcgatatacgggccctgcattggctgcgcgaagtaaaatcgaagaacGTGGCTCTGACGgagcgcgctgtgccgtgaaattgaggaacaaaatgcggcactcccgaactagattggattggattgaagaaactttatttatgcctgcagttgggcgctcgcgcgccccgacgagggcctacgtcatcctcgaagttgccgttactcggcgcgggtctccgctcgccgttgccggctcgctgggtccgtgcctttcgagcgcctcgaggacctgctggacggcccagagctgatcgtctcggtcgtagctcttcgcggctgcctcgagccacggtgggagtgttcttgatttagcgtcttctggatatttaatgcagtccctcaatatgtgcgtgtagtctgcggtctccctccggcagactctgcacatatctgtcggatatgtctcggggtacatgcgcttcatcagtttcgggctcggtagcgatccggtctggagctgtctcagtactacagcctccgctcgactcagtctcgggtgcgggggtgggaaagtcctgcGAGcaaggcggtaggccttcgtgatttcattgtaatccgtcatgcggtccttggttccgaaccacgtcggacggtctgtcgccagggcgcggttggttagcgctcgagCCGCTGCATGTGCCGTCTCactatggttctcattgcgttccgacgcttcgcccgcgtgcgccgggaaccacttgagtcgtacttttcgttctagttttaccgctcgcagtacgcgctcagcctccctgcagatttgccctttggcgaagtttcgcaccgcctgtcttgagtcactcagcacagtgtggcagtctgcgtcggcgatggccagggcgatggctacctcctccgcttgttccgttccggcgcttctcacgctcgctgccgtcctcgtggcgccggttgacgcctctatgacagccgctgcgaaggcgttccgttggtattcggccgcgtccacgtaccgcgcgtgttcgttgttggcatgctggtcgatgagagccttggccctcgccgctcttcttcccttgttgaactcgggattcatgttcttcggtatggggtcgattctggtctggcgtcggacctcttcggggacggggagctttatctccacctcgttcgagtgtctaattcccagatcgtccagtatcttcctcccggctttggtcatggacagccgctcaagttgagaggtccgttgcgcttcggctatttcttcgagcgtatcgtgtagcccgagttgtaacaagcgggtcgtgcttgtggactcgaacaggcccagcgccgtcgtgtacgctcttctgatgagcacgttgattttgtttcgttcgtgttgcagccatctgtggtaggctgcaacgtacgcgacgtggctaataacgaaggactggacgagcctaattaggctctcctctctcatgccagcctttcgggaagtgactcgtttgaggagtcgaatcgcgttgtctgcttttgccttgagacgggtgatggtttcgccgttcttccgtgcttttcgacgaccatgcctaggatcctaattttgccgacctcggggatcacgttgccggatttggtgacgattctgattttttcgttttcgcgttgtctggtcttgcctctgctctttttggtaggtgggagtatgagaagctccgatttgctcggcgaacatctcagtccggtgccttccagctggtcttctattgcgtcgacggcggctcgcagcgcgccctcgatgtgggcgtcgctgccaccggtcacccatatcgtgatatcgtccgggtagatggtgtgcctgacgtcttcgatgtgtccgagcttttcggccacccGATCATTACCAgattgaacagcatcggcgaaatgaccgatccctgcggtgtgccggtgctcccgagcttcttctcttgcgtttgtaggtcgcctgctcgtagctcgacggtcctgtccgtgaggaagtccttgatgtagttgtaggatctttctcccatgttgagcttggagacttgggacagaatcgccgactGTTCcgccttatcgaaggcgctctgcaggtcgagccctaggattgctttgttgtcgcgggcgctgcagcatcgcgtcctgcgtgctgaggtgctgtctgaagccgatcaaagtggccgggtacagcccttctcgctccaggtagtcttgccacctgttgagcaggacgtgctccagcaccctgcccacgcaggacgtgagcgagatgggccggaggttatccgtgtccggcggcttccccggcttggggatcaggatggtcttggctgtcttccacagctttggcagcgcgcccgctctccagcacttgttgtagtattttgtgagcttttcaatcgagccgtcatcaaggttcttgagcgccttgttcgtgacgaggtccgggccggctgacgaccggctgttgaggtcgtgcagggccgcgcgtacctcctcgacgtcgatgtcacgatcgagcttcgcgttaggcaggccgccGTACGACGCGTTTGTTCggtgggtgtagtcggcaggtacttgtcgttaatgcgcctggtgacttcgtcgacgccgtgtgctgagaccgccggatgtatgagcctggcgagtctgtccctttggtgcgacttggtcttggtttcgtcgagcaggtgccgcagtaggttccacgtcttcccgctatgcatctgcccgtctgccgcattgcagatctcgttccactgttgcgtcAGAGGGCGCGGaagtgatcctcgatcgctcggttcagctccgccaccttctttctcagtctgcggttaagtcgttgtttcttccagcgattgaGTATCGACTGTTTCGCCTCGATaagatgcgcaagccggctgtctactttgtcgatctccgcgcccgtttcaatctctTTGGTGGCGTCgtgtacgctcttggtgatttcggccgtccacgagtcgatgtattcgatctcgtcgtcaccatcgctcttctggcttctggcgtctcgaaaggcatcccagtctatccatctgtgtgttttgatgctgttgtcgttgtgttccggtatgccgatttccacgatggtgtggtcgctgcctaggtcgatccccgtgtttctccaggtgatcgcgACCCGGATGTCGTTCATGACGAACttgaggtccggagtggtgtcccgggacacggagttaccaatTTTCGTCGGAcgtgtcgggtccgtgatgagggtgaagtcgagttccgtggcgtcttggtacaggtcgcggccctttgctgtgtacttgttgtagccccaggcagggttcatcacgttgaagtctccgcacgcgatcagcgtattgcggcccgctgcggtgctggctctatgcagtaatgtcttgaatctctgttttctctgagatGGGTCGCTGaagacgttgagcagaaatatgcttccttttctcttcttgcccgggatgatttcggtgagtgtgtgctcgatcttgatattgctttgcagctcatgtttgacgaacgtgagtcccttccggaccagggtgcacaggcctctgccgtcgggcggtcccttgtgcactctgtagccggggagggacggtgcgtcggttagtgtttcttgtagtagtataacgtctggcttgcgcgcggcatgtacgatgtgctgttggatgactgccttcttccttccgaagccgcgacagttccactgccacgcggttacacctgctgctgctggtgttgcgttggcggccatgattgcgttggcgtgtacggggctccctggttgggttGATGTTGCGtgaagaggggcgcaaacgtcgggtggcttaccatcggctgtagggtcctttcgatgCAGGCGACTCTGTTCCTGTTCTCGGcttggtaggtctccattgtttgtttcagtgctgtcactgctgcgatgtttgtcgtgattagctgttcgagcttgctgaatgtcgcttcgaatttcacttcgaggctgtcgatgcgatTGTTTTCTGTTTGCGTGCGCGTGGCCTCGACGActcgcttcttcggtgccggttcctctatggctttctcctggatgttcgttgtcgtttcctcggtcttgcttgtgcttggcgtcggtctctgtagaggctcgttgttgcatagcagcaactgacggatctcggcgatctctttcgtgaggttgttgatggtcgctcgcaacgccgcgttttctTGTCTTAGGATCTCATTTGCCTCCCGCACCTTATTcatatcttctttcttcgtggtttcggggattttctgcgcgttccttatattgtttcctttcgctgcgtcgacccagctcactcgctcacgtgaTGGTGATGTTTTCCTGCTGAGACTTCTCTTCCAGTAGCTGCTGTCTTTGGATTTGGGCGCGCGGTTTTTCGATGGGGTCCTTGATTTTCGCGCATCTGCCGGCTTGTCgagtggcgggaaatcgctctcTGACAGCAGCTGGTGTTCGGCCTGTCGGCGGtcccattgtcgcttgcgcactacgtaggggatcttgtatttcgccttgcacgttcggtctccggtcgGGTGTTCGTCTCCGCACAACTGACATTTTGGGGTACAGCGATGGTCTTCTGCAGGGTTTGCTAGTCCGCAGGCCAGGCACGTCTTGATTGTGGGGGTCGGGAACacgtccttgcggtgtcccactcggccgcactgctggcagaCGTCGATCTGTTTCTTGTAGAGGCGGCACGGTATCAGGGTGACTCCGTATCGGATGAAGTTCGGTACCTTGGGCCCCTGGAACTCCACAATCACAGTGGTCGTGCTTCCAATCCTTTttgcggccactgctagcgggttcctctcgttgacgatGTTTCTATCGAGCTCTtcggcgctcgcgtcgatggggatgcctctgatggCGCCCTTTACggtgtcgtgaggtgccgtgcgatatgcgctgacctcgtagggtttgccttgaatagatatttcctggattttagcgtatcttgccgcgttgtcttcgttcggtgTACCTACGACCATGATCTGTTGTGTGTTGGGGCAGATGGcgtccgcggcgctttcctcgctcgtgatCTTGGCCACTGCGAGTATGGCCGTATCGACGGTGGTGGTGCCGGTCTTGACGATGTCCAGTCCCCCTCTGGGTCTAACAACTATCTTGCTTTCTTCTAGTGGCATGGCTGGCATGCGCGCTGCCTTGATGGCCGAGGCTCTGACGTTCTTGTAGAATTTCGACCTCGTGCTTGTTTGACTCCCGCCGGATCCGTCGGGCTTGCCGCTGGCGGGGGTCCGCTGGCGCAGCCTCGACATGCGTTCCCCGGCGAGCGTCCATCCGGCGTCGCTGTGGTATTCCTCGGGTGATATCTCTTTTCCTTGAACTTGAACGCACATGTGGTTGTCCACGATCATTGTTGTTTGAGAGGGCGCCTCCATCTCGGAGCTGACGAGCGGCAGCAGCCGGGATGTACGGCAGGCCACTGTCGGTGCGACGGTGTTGGGCCGAGCGTCCGCGGAACACGCCTAGGCCTAGCAATCCTTCGCACGGCGGCAGTAGAAGTAGTCACGAaatgtggcaaagaaaaacgcacctctggggtcagctggtatcggtcgatgccgctcgccttcacggacacattggtacaagcaaaactttggttcgaggtaattagcactgcgtaattggctggcaatcacggagccgatctctgactagggacgagcgcttcttcttcgtcgtcttctcccatccccgaactagagaaaaaagggcagccaaataagagatctccacaatattTCCCCAttctgactgtatagttttatcttaTTTGGCTCTTATCTTATTTATCTTTATCttatctcttatttggctgccagaactagaaaaaaaagggcagccaaataagagatctccacaatatctccccatcctgactgtatagttttatcagccgaacggaGGAAGCGCTGGGCTAGCCTAGGCTGAACTCTTCTGATTGCccaacggcgatctgcgagccaTTCACGCAGGCGATAGCACtaggaattcgatctcaccatgcaaatatctccttggcattggcttcgaagcggaggtcacgggaaagctggcCCAGCCCTTCTTCCGGCCAACatagtaattgcgagagcaacttcgtggacagtgtcggcGCCAGAAATCTAGGCCATTCCGATCAATGCTTCGCTTCCGACTGACTTCTGGGAGTTGCAGGCCTATCGCGATGAACCGCAGGGCGCAATttcttcctctgcgtggaatgaccagtggtacgcttgcacccgagtctcctctaGTTGACaacgtagcctgcaaaaggtatACATAGAAAGCCGACAGGGGCGGTGCAAATCATTATTCGTCATTTCTTCGAACGcatatcgcacttccagccgtggtcgacagcaaaagagcaacgtcaagcAGACAAGGGCAAGTGATAGCCTCCCAAGCAACCAACGCAGGCGCGCGCGACGtccgcgtgtctccggggtcaCGCGACCGGCGCGCGCA comes from the Dermacentor variabilis isolate Ectoservices chromosome 2, ASM5094787v1, whole genome shotgun sequence genome and includes:
- the LOC142570678 gene encoding uncharacterized protein LOC142570678, with translation MCVQVQGKEISPEEYHSDAGWTLAGERMSRLRQRTPASGKPDGSGGSQTSTRSKFYKNVRASAIKAARMPAMPLEESKIVVRPRGGLDIVKTGTTTVDTAILAVAKITSEESAADAICPNTQQIMVVGTPNEDNAARYAKIQEISIQGKPYEVSAYRTAPHDTVKGAIRGIPIDASAEELDRNIVNERNPLAVAAKRIGSTTTVIVEFQGPKVPNFIRYGVTLIPCRLYKKQIDVCQQCGRVGHRKDVFPTPTIKTCLACGLANPAEDHRCTPKCQLCGDEHPTGDRTCKAKYKIPYVVRKRQWDRRQAEHQLLSESDFPPLDKPADARKSRTPSKNRAPKSKDSSYWKRSLSRKTSPSRERVSWVDAAKGNNIRNAQKIPETTKKEDMNKVREANEILRQENAALRATINNLTKEIAEIRQLLLCNNEPLQRPTPSTSKTEETTTNIQEKAIEEPAPKKRVVEATRTQTENNRIDSLEGFEVILVGWRELATTEKTGVGGACCLALNKLKFVNDMSRKPKKLHFYVPAFWTDDKALRPFDWELTFMDELQLGKSAGTGDEPQMTHLILACSENVLGIQHREQGITKIRGVVRPSSEVRV